The Lentzea guizhouensis genome contains a region encoding:
- the steA gene encoding putative cytokinetic ring protein SteA, with translation MKLSGLLNRTNHELPGVTGVARVDRRVSDLVRRVSPGDVAVFDLVDLDRRTAEALVAAEVVGVVNASPSISGRFPNLGPELLIEAGIPLIDNVGATALREIREGAKIRLHEGVVYAGERELAQGIEQNAESIADAMIEAKAGMSAQLEAFSANTIEFLRRERALVLDGVGVPEVYVPMRDRQVLVVAGGPSHAEELRKLKKYIREYRPVLIGVDTGADTLLDAGLKPDIVVGDPDGIGTASLRAATEVVVPAQTDGHAPGLQRIQDLGIGAVTFPASGNAEDLALLLAEAHGASLVVTVGLRATLREFLDRGHSGSNPSTFLTRLKLGSKLVDGEAVATLHRSRVSLGVIVLLVAAAIAAMAAALAVSGVGHVYVDIVVDGWQSVVNWFKGIFS, from the coding sequence ATGAAGCTTTCCGGGTTGCTCAACCGCACCAACCACGAACTTCCCGGTGTCACCGGTGTCGCGCGCGTGGACCGGCGCGTCAGCGACCTGGTGCGGCGGGTCAGCCCCGGTGACGTGGCCGTGTTCGACCTGGTCGACCTCGACCGGCGCACCGCGGAGGCCCTCGTCGCCGCCGAGGTGGTCGGGGTCGTGAACGCCTCGCCGTCCATTTCCGGCCGCTTTCCCAACCTCGGCCCGGAACTGCTGATCGAGGCGGGCATCCCGCTCATCGACAACGTCGGCGCCACCGCGTTGCGCGAGATCAGGGAGGGCGCGAAGATCCGCCTGCACGAAGGCGTCGTGTACGCGGGCGAACGCGAGCTCGCGCAGGGGATCGAGCAGAACGCGGAAAGCATCGCCGACGCCATGATCGAGGCGAAAGCCGGCATGTCGGCGCAGCTGGAGGCGTTCTCCGCCAACACCATCGAGTTCCTGCGCCGGGAACGCGCGCTCGTGCTCGACGGCGTCGGCGTGCCCGAGGTGTACGTGCCGATGCGCGACCGGCAGGTGCTCGTCGTCGCGGGCGGCCCGTCGCACGCCGAGGAGCTGCGCAAGCTCAAGAAGTACATCCGCGAGTACCGGCCGGTGCTGATCGGGGTCGACACCGGCGCGGACACGCTGCTCGACGCCGGTCTCAAGCCGGACATCGTCGTCGGCGACCCCGACGGCATCGGCACCGCGTCACTGCGCGCGGCCACCGAGGTGGTCGTGCCGGCGCAGACCGACGGCCACGCGCCCGGCCTGCAACGCATCCAGGACCTCGGCATCGGCGCGGTGACCTTCCCCGCGTCCGGCAACGCGGAAGACCTCGCGTTGCTGCTCGCCGAAGCACACGGCGCGTCCCTCGTCGTCACGGTCGGGCTGCGCGCGACGCTGCGCGAGTTCCTCGACCGGGGGCACTCCGGTTCCAACCCCTCCACGTTCCTCACCCGGCTGAAGCTCGGCAGCAAGCTCGTCGACGGGGAGGCCGTCGCGACCCTGCACCGGAGCCGGGTCTCGCTGGGCGTGATCGTCCTGCTGGTGGCCGCCGCGATCGCCGCCATGGCCGCGGCGCTGGCGGTGTCCGGTGTGGGTCACGTCTACGTCGACATCGTGGTCGACGGCTGGCAATCCGTCGTCAACTGGTTCAAGGGGATCTTCTCGTGA
- a CDS encoding copper transporter, with protein sequence MITLRYHIVSITAVFLALAVGVVLGSTAISGRLLSGLSDEKNSLAQQVSDLQNDRNALDAKLTEADKFAASVGPLAVKDRLKDRTVVLVTTSDARPADRDALSGLLKSAGAGVTGEIQLTDAFADPSRGDQLRELVARLQPAGSQLPTAADPGTRAGGLFGALLLLNPTTNQPQATAEESASALAGLSNAGFVKATSGLKPAQLAVVLTGGAAIGDSAADRASTIARFATQLDRSGAGVVLAGSTGSANGTGAIGVVRADTNATSVLSSVDNSDTSAGQVVVVLALNEQLEGRSGRYGVAGNAEASSPGTAS encoded by the coding sequence GTGATCACGCTGCGATACCACATAGTCTCGATCACCGCGGTGTTCCTCGCCCTCGCGGTGGGCGTCGTGCTCGGGTCCACCGCGATCAGCGGCAGGCTGCTGTCCGGGCTGAGCGACGAGAAGAACTCGTTGGCACAGCAGGTGAGCGACCTGCAGAACGACCGCAACGCGTTGGACGCCAAGCTGACCGAGGCGGACAAGTTCGCCGCGTCGGTCGGCCCGCTCGCGGTGAAGGACCGGCTGAAGGACCGCACGGTCGTGCTGGTGACCACCTCGGACGCCCGACCGGCCGACCGCGACGCCCTCTCCGGCCTGCTGAAGTCCGCCGGTGCCGGCGTCACCGGCGAGATCCAGCTGACCGACGCGTTCGCCGACCCGTCCCGCGGCGACCAGCTCCGCGAGCTCGTCGCCCGCCTGCAGCCCGCCGGCTCGCAGCTGCCGACCGCCGCCGACCCCGGCACCCGCGCCGGTGGCCTGTTCGGCGCGTTGCTGCTGCTCAACCCCACCACCAACCAGCCGCAGGCCACCGCGGAGGAGTCCGCGTCCGCGCTCGCCGGGCTCTCCAACGCCGGTTTCGTGAAGGCCACCTCCGGCCTGAAGCCCGCGCAGCTCGCGGTCGTGCTCACCGGCGGCGCCGCCATCGGTGACTCGGCCGCCGACCGGGCCTCGACGATCGCCCGGTTCGCCACCCAGCTCGACCGCTCCGGCGCGGGCGTGGTCCTGGCCGGCTCCACCGGGTCCGCGAACGGCACCGGCGCGATCGGCGTGGTGCGGGCGGACACGAACGCGACGTCCGTCCTGTCCAGCGTGGACAACTCCGACACCTCGGCCGGCCAGGTCGTCGTGGTGCTCGCACTGAACGAACAGCTCGAAGGCCGCTCCGGCCGGTACGGCGTGGCGGGCAACGCGGAAGCTTCGTCGCCGGGTACCGCCAGTTAG
- a CDS encoding class I SAM-dependent methyltransferase: protein MTGTGAAYDAVASLYAELFSDVLTTLPLERALLAAFAELVLAHGAGPVADIGCGPGHVTAHMRALGPETFGIDVSGEMIALARQAHPGLRFAEGSMLELDLADGSLGGVLALFSTIHLPPRQLPLAFAQFHRVLSPGGHLLLGFLAGDDPLPREVDHKVAPAYEWAPGAIAELVRRNGFAEVGRLEREPHDGERFRSGLLLARRRA, encoded by the coding sequence ATGACCGGAACAGGTGCCGCCTACGACGCCGTCGCGAGCCTCTACGCCGAGCTGTTCAGCGATGTGCTCACGACCCTCCCGCTGGAACGCGCGCTGCTGGCCGCGTTCGCCGAGCTCGTCCTCGCCCACGGCGCCGGACCGGTCGCCGACATCGGGTGCGGACCAGGACACGTCACGGCGCACATGCGCGCGCTCGGGCCGGAGACGTTCGGCATCGACGTGTCCGGCGAGATGATCGCGTTGGCCCGCCAAGCCCATCCGGGATTGCGGTTCGCCGAGGGATCGATGCTGGAGCTGGACCTCGCCGACGGGTCGCTCGGTGGCGTGCTGGCGTTGTTCTCCACGATCCACCTGCCGCCGCGGCAGCTGCCACTCGCGTTCGCGCAGTTCCACCGGGTGCTTTCGCCGGGCGGTCATCTGCTGCTGGGGTTCCTCGCCGGTGACGATCCGCTGCCGCGGGAGGTCGACCACAAGGTCGCGCCCGCCTACGAGTGGGCGCCCGGCGCGATCGCCGAGCTGGTGCGGCGGAACGGGTTCGCCGAGGTCGGGCGCCTGGAGCGGGAGCCGCACGACGGCGAGCGGTTCCGGTCGGGGCTGCTGCTGGCACGCAGGCGGGCGTGA
- a CDS encoding CTP synthase has protein sequence MQQARTTKHVFVTGGVASSLGKGLTASSLGQLLTSRGLRVTMQKLDPYLNVDPGTMNPFQHGEVFVTDDGAETDLDIGHYERFLARDLSGDANVTTGQVYSEVIAKERRGEYLGDTVQVIPHITDEIKRRIRAMAEPGADGVVPDVVITEVGGTVGDIESLPFLEACRQVRHDVGRDNVFFLHVSLVPYLAPSGELKTKPTQHSVAALRNIGIQPDAIVCRADREIPDSLKRKIGLMCDVDTDAVVAAVDAPSIYDIPKVLHAEGLDAYVVRRLDLPFRDVDWTVWGDLLQRVHNPSETVRIALVGKYVDLPDAYLSVTEALRAGGFAHHAKVEIKWVPSDECQTPEGAARALSGMDAVLIPGGFGVRGIEGKIGALKYTRTRGVPTLGLCLGLQCMVIEAARNLAGIEDANSSEFEEGGTPVISTMADQQDVVSGQRDMGGTMRLGAYVAKLAPGSVVASAYGTTEVSERHRHRYEVNNAYRGKLADAGLVFSGLSPDGRLVEFVELPADVHPFYAATQAHPELKSRPTKPHPLFAAFVKAAIDYRVADRLPLTAGAAK, from the coding sequence GTGCAGCAGGCACGTACGACCAAGCACGTCTTCGTCACAGGAGGCGTCGCGTCCTCCCTGGGCAAGGGGCTCACCGCCTCCAGCCTCGGCCAGTTGCTCACCTCGCGCGGCCTGCGGGTGACGATGCAGAAGCTCGACCCGTACCTCAACGTGGACCCCGGCACGATGAACCCGTTCCAGCACGGCGAGGTCTTCGTGACCGACGACGGCGCCGAGACGGACCTCGACATCGGCCACTACGAGCGGTTCCTCGCGCGTGACCTCAGCGGCGACGCGAACGTCACCACCGGCCAGGTCTACTCCGAGGTGATCGCCAAGGAGCGGCGCGGCGAGTACCTGGGCGACACGGTCCAGGTCATCCCGCACATCACCGACGAGATCAAGCGCCGGATCCGGGCGATGGCCGAGCCCGGCGCCGACGGCGTGGTGCCCGACGTGGTGATCACCGAGGTCGGTGGCACGGTCGGTGACATCGAGTCGCTGCCCTTCCTGGAGGCCTGCCGCCAGGTCCGCCACGACGTGGGCCGCGACAACGTCTTCTTCCTGCACGTCTCGCTGGTGCCGTACCTGGCGCCGTCCGGTGAGCTCAAGACCAAGCCGACCCAGCACTCCGTGGCGGCGCTGCGCAACATCGGCATCCAGCCCGACGCGATCGTGTGCCGCGCGGACCGCGAGATCCCGGACTCGCTCAAGCGCAAGATCGGCCTGATGTGCGACGTCGACACCGACGCCGTCGTGGCCGCCGTGGACGCGCCGTCGATCTACGACATCCCGAAGGTGCTGCACGCCGAGGGGCTGGACGCCTACGTGGTGCGCCGCCTCGACCTGCCGTTCCGCGACGTCGACTGGACGGTGTGGGGCGACCTGCTGCAGCGCGTGCACAATCCGTCCGAGACGGTGCGGATCGCGCTCGTCGGCAAGTACGTCGACCTGCCGGACGCCTACCTGTCGGTCACCGAGGCCCTGCGCGCGGGCGGGTTCGCCCACCACGCCAAGGTCGAGATCAAGTGGGTGCCGTCGGACGAGTGCCAGACGCCCGAGGGTGCTGCGCGCGCGTTGTCCGGCATGGACGCCGTGCTGATCCCCGGCGGTTTCGGTGTGCGCGGCATCGAGGGCAAGATCGGTGCGCTCAAGTACACCCGCACCCGCGGTGTGCCGACGCTGGGCCTGTGCCTCGGCCTGCAGTGCATGGTGATCGAGGCCGCGCGCAACCTCGCGGGCATCGAGGACGCGAACTCCAGCGAGTTCGAAGAGGGCGGCACGCCGGTCATCTCCACGATGGCCGACCAGCAGGACGTCGTGTCCGGCCAGCGCGACATGGGCGGCACGATGCGCCTGGGCGCGTACGTCGCGAAGCTGGCGCCGGGTTCCGTGGTCGCGTCCGCGTACGGGACGACCGAGGTCTCCGAACGGCACCGGCACCGGTACGAGGTCAACAACGCCTACCGCGGCAAGCTCGCCGACGCCGGCCTGGTGTTCTCCGGCCTCTCGCCGGACGGCCGCCTGGTCGAGTTCGTCGAGCTGCCCGCCGACGTGCACCCGTTCTACGCGGCCACGCAGGCGCACCCGGAGCTCAAGTCCCGTCCCACGAAGCCGCACCCGCTGTTCGCGGCGTTCGTGAAGGCCGCGATCGACTACCGCGTGGCCGACCGCCTCCCGCTGACCGCGGGGGCGGCGAAGTGA